From the Scyliorhinus canicula chromosome 4, sScyCan1.1, whole genome shotgun sequence genome, the window AGGAGTGTCTCAGGATGTCAAATTGTTGGCATAGCTGCTGAAAGGATGACAAGGAAGCATCACTGAACATATATCCTAGCCTACAAATGCCTCTACCTCTCCAAGTATGGAATCCATGATCCAGAAGTCCTGTACGGGCTGCCGTGGATGGGAGAGAGAATGGAAGTCAGTTTAGATCTCCCTTCTTGCTGACGGACCATTCTCCATGCTCTAAGACTATTAGTAACAATAGGATTCTCACACCTCGCAGAACCTGACCTAAAGACTCCTGCAAAGGATAAACTGCTTCAATATCGAGCCAAATGGAAGCAGGGTTCTTCCTAACTCAATCCCGAAGTCTAAAATGAGAGACTAATTGGTACAGTTTAATATTCGGGACACCTAGACCTCCTTTGGAACCTGGAAgttgcaatttggcaaatttTAGACAAAGCTTCCTTTTATTCCAAGTAAACAAACTAATCATTCCATTAATCCCCTTGAAGACTCTAGATGACAACAAGATTGGCAACATCTGCAAAGGTTACAGCAATCAAGGCAACACATTGATCTTAATCAACGCACTCCTACCCAACCATAAAATCGGTAGAGAAGACCAATGTGTCATATCCCGCCCAATAGATTAAATCAGCTGATGAAAATTGGCCCCAAATAATTGTCTGAAAGAGAGGGTAATTGCAACACGCAGATAAGCAAAattggcaccggggggggggggggggggggggggtttgtccctCAACTCTTCCCATCGGCATAGCCTccgactttttaaaattaatcatAACCAGAGAAGGCTCTGAATCTATCCATCGTATCAATAGTAACGGGAATGAAACATCCGATTCCAATACAAACAGCAGCACATCATCAGCATAAAGCGTGATCTTCTGCTGTTTCCCCCCATAGCCCAGCCGCGATATTACGGGGTCCTGCCTAAAGACCTCCACCAGAGACTCTGtggccagtgcaaacacacagggacaggggaaGCCCTGCTTAGTCCCCCTCTTAAGGCCAAAACTCTCAGATCTAAAACCATTCATGAGTACTGCCGCCAGAGGCCCACGATACAGCATCTGAATCCATTTAACCTATCCCACACCTGCAGTGTGTAAATTgtataattccactccaccctactGAAAGCATTCTCTGCATCCAAGGGGATCACCAACCCATCTAGCACCCACCCTGAAAACTTGGCTCACATTCAGTAACCTTCTGACATTATTACTGGAAAACCGACCCATTATGAACTTGATCTGACCCTGCCAGATGGTCATCAGGAGAATTCCCTCGAACTGGCACACCAACAACTTAGACAGCAATTTCAAATCAACGTTCAAAAGCGAGATTGGCCTAAAGGAGGCACAATCCTCTGGGTTCGCCTTTACTCTCATCATTCTTAGAACCCTCTCTGTTAGCATTGTTTTCTTAGTCTCACCTTTAAatcagaaggatgtgggttcaaattccactacGGAGATGTGAGTGGAGCACATAATCTAGACTGACACTCCTGTGCAATGTTGCAGAAGTGCTGAACGGTCttttgggtgggatattaaatgtTTTGCGCAGCAGTGAAATATTGTTGCACtggagttctccccatgtcctggACTGGACCAACACCTATCCCTCAACGGCATCACTAAAAtaggtcattatctcattgccgTTTGTGAGGCCTTGCTGTGAGACAATTTTCCTGCATTGCAACGGCGAACCACAATTAAAAAGTAGCTCATTGTCTGTGAAATGCTTGGGGGCggtcctgtggttgtgaaaggtgttatATTGATTAGAGTACCTTATTTTCTGTTAAACTGAGTCCCTGACTGCTAATACAGCTGATGTAAATGATCCTGTGGCACATTTCAAGGAAGAACAGTGGAGTCCTCCAGTaatctggccaacatttatcccggAGGGGATATCAGTGAAGCAGATTGTTTGTTTAATATCTCGTTGTTGGTTGTGGACCTTAATGTACACAAAAGTGAAtgtatttcaaaagtacttaactggctgtaaagtgctttgagacgctctgaggtcatgaaagacacCGTATAAATGTCAGCTCAATCGTTTTATTCCCATGAACGGCTGGAAAACTGAGGTTTTCTGAGTAACTGGGTATAAAATGTACCGTCTTTCCAAGATTACCCGATGAATATCAGTTAGATCTAAACCGGGGGCAGTTTTAATCCCTGTGCCCATGCTACTAAGAACTAGATTGAGATTATCTAAACTCATTTCGCACAGACGTTTTGTGCAGTTAGCTGCTGAGGAGCATTTTACCACCCTGGgtgagattagaacatagaacagcacagcacagaacaggcccttcggccctcgatgttgtgccgagcagtgtccgaaaccaagatcaagctatcccactccctgtcattgtggtgtgctccatgtgcctatccaataaccgcttgaaaattcctaaagtgtctgactccactatcacagcaggcagtctattccacaccctaaccactctctgagtaaagaacctacctcggacatccctcctatatctcccaccgtgaatcttatagttatgcccccttgtaacagctacatccacccgaggaaatagtctctgaacgtccactctatctatcccattcatcatcttataaacctctattaagtccgcctctcatcctccttcgctccaaagagaaaagccctagctccctcaatctttcctcataagacctatcctgcaaaccaggcagcatcctggtaaatctcctttgcacgctttccaatgcttccatatccttcctataatgaggtgaccagaactgcacacaatactccagatgtggtctcaccagggtcatgtacagttgctcttaaactcaagccccactgttaataaacgctaacagactataagccttcttcacagctctatccatttgagtggcaaccttcagagatctgtggacatgaaccccaagatctctctgttcctcttcatttctcagaaccctgccgttgaccctgtaatccgcattcaaatttttttctaccaaaatgaatcacctcgcacttatcagggttaaactccatctgccatttttcggcccagctctgcatcctatcaatgtctctttgcagcctacaacagccctccacctcatccactactccaccaatcttggtgtcgtcatcaaatttactgacccacccttcagccccctcctccaagtcattgataaaaatcacaaatagcagaggacccagcactgacccctgtggtacaccactggtaactggtctccagtctgaaaattttccatctaccaccaccctctgtcttctatgtgatagccagttgcttatccaattggccaaatttccctctgtcccatacctccttactttcttcatgaaccGACCatggggaaaccttatcaaatgccttactaaaatccatgtatacgacatcaactgctctacctttatctacacacttagttacctcctcaaagaatttaatcaaatttgtgaggcaagacttacccttcacgaatccatgttgactatcccggattaagctgcatctttccaaaaggtcataaatcctatccttctggaccttttccattagcttaccgaccaccgaagtaaaactaactggcctataattaccagggtcattcttattctctttcttgaacagaggaacaacattcgccactctccagtcctctggcactatccctgtggacagtgaggacccaaagatcaaagccaaaggctctacaatctcatcccttgcctcccaaagaatccttggatatatcccatctggcccagggggcctgtcgaccctcaggtttttcaaaattgcgaatacatccttcctcagaacatctacctcctccagcctactctcctgtatcacactctcatcctcaaaaacatggcccctctccttcgtgaacactgaagaaaagtattaattcaacgcctctcctatttcttctgactccatgcacaagttcccactactgtccttgaccggccctaccctcaccctgatcattcttttatttctcacataagagtaaaaatccttggggttttccttgatccgacctgccaaggacttctcatgccccctcctagctctcctcagccctttgtttagctcattccttgctaccttgcaaccctcaagcgacccaactgaaccttgctttctcatccttacatactcttcctttttcctcttgacaagacagtcaacctcttttgtgaaccatggttccctcacacagccatttcttccctgcctgacagggacatacctatcaaggacacgcagtatttgttccttgaacaagctccacttttcatttgtgcctttccccgacagtttctgttcccatcttatgttccctaattcttgcctaatcgcatcataattacccctcccccaattataaaccttgccctgccgtatggccctatccctctccattgcaatagtgaaagacacggaattgtggtcactatctccaaagtgctctcccacaaacaaatctaacacttggcccagttcattacccagtaccaaatccaatgtggccctccCTCTtttcggcctatccacatattgtgtcaggaaactctgctgcacacactgtacaaaaactgccccatccgaactgttcgacctacagaggttccaatcaatatttggaaagttaaagtaacccatgacaactaccctgagacctccacacctatccataatctgttttgcaatttcttcctccacatctctattactatttgggggcctatagaaaactcctaacaatgtgaccgcaactttcctatttttaacttcggcccatattacctcagtaggcagatccccttcgaactgcttttctgcagccgttaaactatccttgattaacaatactATTCCTCCAtttcttttaccaccttctctaTTCTTACTGAAACAGCTATACCCcgaaacttccaacaaccattcctgtccctgttctaaccatgtctctgtaatggccacaacatcgtagtcccaagtaccaatccacgctccaagttcgcctaccttattccggatgctccttgcattgaagtagacacacttcaacccgcCTTTCTGTCTGTCGGCACACTCCTGTGACCtttataccctcctcagtacctcactactctcaacactggcttctggatgacagctcgttttcccacccCCTGATTCAAAGTGCTTTTAAGCTTGGGCATTGAGAGTAGGTGCTGCACAATGCCAGAGTAAGGTATCATGggttagatagaacatagaacagtacagcacagaacaggcccttcggccctcgatgttgtgctgagcaatgatcaccctactcaaacccacgcatccaccctacacccgtaacccaacaaccccccccttaaccttactttttaaggacactaagggcaatttagaatggccaatccacctaacccgcacatctttggactgtgggaggaaaccggagcacccagaggaaacccacgcacacacggggaggacgtgcagactccgcacagacagtgacccagccgggaatcgaacctgggaccctggagctgtgaagcatttatgctaaccaccatgctaccgtgctgcccataatgatgTTGAGTAACATTGGGCAGATTTTGAAGACCTGTCGGAGTGAGGATGTGGTGGTAAAATGCGACTAGCCAGTCTAATGTCCATTGACTTCGACGGAAACGGAAAATCCCACTGATGGGAGAGgccataaaattctgcccatggtcTCTGTGCTCACTAACTCTGGTCAAAGATAGCAGAAGATAGATACAAGCTGAACATGCAATTGCTTAGGAATTGCTGCTAGATTTTCTCCTTGCCACTCAGTGCAAAACATTTTTGCACATTAAGGAAATGTGAACTGAAGTTGAAATGTGAGCACGATAATGTTTAGTGGTCATCCGGGATTTTAATGAACAAAGAAACCAATGAGATTTTATGATCAAGAAATAAATAATGGAATGGCAGAGGAGAAACTAAGGTAATTTAATAAAGGCGAGGGAGTCCATTTGATGCTAGGTGATAAGGAGCGGAGCGAACATAGCGAATATCATTTGCTTTCGAGAATGCAGTGAACTCCACACTGGTAAATGAGACCCCGTTGTCGGTAACAAGTACTTCCAGTACGCTAGGGCCAAAAAAGAGGTGTGCAATTGTTTGATGGTTGCAGGGAGGTGATGGACgccattttgtggacctctaGCCACTTcaagtacacatcaccaaaatgaGAAGCGtgtattctccgccccgccgtgccatatttctgtttcaccctgccagcgggatgctccgtttcgccggctggtcaatggggtttcccattgtggggcagccccacgctgtcaggaaactcctgggctgctggcggagaatccagcccctggagtcTGTGTTGCACTCTTACGGTGGTCAAAGGAAGCACTAGAAGTACACTCTGAAGGCCTCACTTAGAAGTTTGAATATCGACATTGAGTCCTGAGCCAGATTTCTATGTTGCTTGGGTACGCCCAACCTGGAAGTGCATGAAATCGCGTGAAAGGCGGCAGCACGCACCCGCACGATATTTTAATCATAATGGGTAAAGAATCAAAAAATGCCCAGATGAGGTGTGAATGGTCACATAGCAGCCATCCTTATGAAAtattaagggacaaagaaataaaTGAGACGAGACCGAACCAGCAAAAGAAAATCTATAGTAAGATGGAGGCAGGGGTTGTGATTGTTGAACAtaagggcagtggttagcacggctccgaggtcacaggttcggtcccggccctgggtcactgtccatgtggagtttgcacattctccccgtgtttgcgtgggtttcacccccacaacccaaagatatgcagggtaggtggattggtgacactaaattgccctttaattggaaaaatgaattgggtactctaaaaaaaaatttttttaattgattgttgaatacaatgttgagtccagaaggcttcaGAGTGCCAGGTCAAAAGATGACAAGCTGTTCCTTGATCTTGCGTTGAACTTccttggaacactgcagcagaaCCAGGACAGTAAGGTCAGAGTGGGcaagatggagaattgaaatggaaGTTCTGGGTTTAATTATGAATTAAAATATTATATTTAGTAAAATTTATGTCTTTAATTGAAAGCACACCGTAAGCGATAGAAATAGATTGTGTCATGATCTTTAGTGAGATATGAAGGATATTTTTGATTGCAAAGTGACTTGTCACCATCACTGCATTTCATAAGTTTCCATTGGAGGATTTttcatgttttcttttttttataaatttagagtatcaaattgattaattccaattaagtggcaatttagcatgaccaatccacctagcctgctcatctttgggttgtgggggcaaaacccacgcaaacacggggagaatgtgcaaactccacacggacagtgatccagagccgggatcgaacctgggacctcggcaccgtgagacagcaatgccaaccaatgcgccactgtgctgccatactTTTCATGTTTTCAATGCTGACAGGTTAATTGTTAATGATCAGATTCCAACAATCAATTTGACTGCAAATGAAAAGTTTAAGCGGATAAATTAAAGATTTAGTATTTTCTGACAAACCAGTTAGTTGAGAAACTAGCTCTTGGGTAGGTGTGAGAAAGAGCAGTGTATTAAGCAGGACTGGGATCCTTACTTTTGCATACACAACTAAAAATTTCATACAAAAAAACCCAAGCACATATTAGTGGTGAGAAGATCACCATGCCCACAGCGAGAAGGCCACAGGCGAATGTTGTACAGCAACCTCTCCAACTACTACAGCATTGGAACTCCTCGGTGTCAGCCAGTTCTTGTGTCATCTCTTTTTTCTGCTCTGATGTCTTGCACTGGCTGCTGTTTGTATCTCCCAATGCTTTTCCTACAACCGGTTCAATGATGTTATCGTCTGGAGAGAAAGTCCACGAGGCATCGGTTTCACCACTTTTTTTGCTGCAGTTTGTTGGACAGTCAATGTCCTGATCATTAAATGAAACATTATTACTCTGGAGCAAGATAGAGGGAGCTTCAATTTGGGCCTTATCAGCAACATCTACTTTCATCTCGGATGCAGTTCCCACAGAAGCATTGTCATTCTTCTGATTTGTTTCACTGCCACAAGGAACCGGAGCAACAGGTATGAGTTCAGTAGCAGGTATGCCTGTTGAACTGGATTCAGCTTGTTGGGTGTGGGATGGTATTTCACTCTCCACAGGTAAACTCGCTCTCTTTCCTTCAATACAGAAAGCTTTCTCATTCTCCGTTTTCAGGTTTATTTCAGATACCATTTTCTCAGGATTTATATCTCTTAAAGAACTGCAAGGAGAAATATTATTACATTCGTAATTTTTCAGATATTTTCTGTAAGCAATTTCTATTGGACTGAAAAACACTTGAACATAAAAATGTGGTTTTGAAACTACATTCAAT encodes:
- the LOC119964187 gene encoding uncharacterized protein LOC119964187, which encodes MVSEINLKTENEKAFCIEGKRASLPVESEIPSHTQQAESSSTGIPATELIPVAPVPCGSETNQKNDNASVGTASEMKVDVADKAQIEAPSILLQSNNVSFNDQDIDCPTNCSKKSGETDASWTFSPDDNIIEPVVGKALGDTNSSQCKTSEQKKEMTQELADTEEFQCCSSWRGCCTTFACGLLAVGMVIFSPLICAWVFLYEIFSCVCKSKDPSPA